The stretch of DNA CCACGAGGTTGGGGCAGACGGCCAGCTCGAGATAGAGCTATTCTTCGACAAGTTGCAGCGGACTGCGGACACCATTCTGCTGAGCAAATACATCATACGTAACGTCGCCCAAAGGGCCGGCCTGGTTGCAGTGTTTCTCCCCAAGCCGTTCTTTGGCGAGGCTGGCAACGGTATGCACTTCCATCAGTATCTCACAAAACAGAAAAAACCTGTGTTCTACAAGAAGGGCAATTACGCAAACCTCAGCGACCAGGCCCTACACTATTTGGGCGGCATTCTCAAACACGGCCGGTCGCTTCTGGCCCTCACAAGTCCTAGCACCAACTCCTACAAGAGGCTGGTTCCTGGTTACGAGGCGCCGACGAATCTGTTCTTCTCGTCCGGCAACCGCTCCGCCGCGATCAGGATACCGCTCTACGCTGATACGCCGGAGACGAAGTGCATGGAGTTCAGGCCGGGCGATGCGACGGCAAACCCATACCTTGCGATGGCGGCAATGCTAATGGCGGGTCTGGACGGCATCAAGCAAAAGACAGACCCGGTCAAGGAGGGCTTTGGCCCGTTTGATGCGAACATCACTGAGATGTCAGCCGAGGTGCTTGCGAAGATAATGCCCGTGCCCAAGAACCTGGAAGAGGCGCTCGAGGCGCTGAAGGCCGATCAATCGTATCTTTTGGAGGGCGGTGTGTTTTCGAAGGATACGCTGGACGCCTGGCTCGACGCCAAGTATGAGAACGACGTCAAGGCAGTCGCGCGCAGGACGCATCCATACGAGGTCGCGCTATACTTCGACCTTTAGACTTGGTTGGCTGTCCAATAAGTCGGGTCCGAGGTTGTGTAGGGGCGGGGCTTGTCTCCGCCCATCTATATATTCGGGCAGACACAAGGCCTGCCCCTACATGTGGCATACCCCGCTGCGTCATCCCCGTAGAAACCGACTTATTGGACAGCCTCTTGGTTGGCGGGCGGTTGAGCGAGGCCCATGTCTTGTCTTGAATAAAGATGCCCCGATTAGATGGCCTTCCGGGCTCTATTCAGGCTAGCGATTCTGGTCGTGGTCCTCATGTTTAACGCGTTCCAGGCCGGGCGGGCGAAGCCAGTTGAGAACGTGCTTCTCGAAGGCCACTATGTTGGCCAGATCATGCCTGATCGTGTTGAAGATGGACAGGGCGTCCAGCTCAGGGTCGAGATTGACCAGCTGGTTGCGGATT from bacterium encodes:
- the glnA gene encoding type I glutamate--ammonia ligase, translating into MLIAEIQTIDDLISKLLADFRSCDLKHCDLVGRWRHVTVPVSERGVELLRKGVGFDGSSVAGFARLERGDMLLRPDPSTAFVDPFCEEPTLSVICDCLLCDTHQPFQRDPRHIASKAESYLESFGVADESFWLPELEFNLVSAVSFYDECYGSGYSIRSMESRRALSSMNEEGGEMGLGPKDGYHALPPQDQLLDVRMRMVRAIEDAGIGVKYHHHEVGADGQLEIELFFDKLQRTADTILLSKYIIRNVAQRAGLVAVFLPKPFFGEAGNGMHFHQYLTKQKKPVFYKKGNYANLSDQALHYLGGILKHGRSLLALTSPSTNSYKRLVPGYEAPTNLFFSSGNRSAAIRIPLYADTPETKCMEFRPGDATANPYLAMAAMLMAGLDGIKQKTDPVKEGFGPFDANITEMSAEVLAKIMPVPKNLEEALEALKADQSYLLEGGVFSKDTLDAWLDAKYENDVKAVARRTHPYEVALYFDL